A window from Nitrosopumilus adriaticus encodes these proteins:
- a CDS encoding polysaccharide deacetylase family protein has protein sequence MNKVIIFSIIFSVLLSVNYVDSALAEESETIEVEIKYTNGDRADFNGMKLIVYQDFNKEPLLEKNMSSNPDVITVPENHRYKIEVYTNGIFGDVEYIQLGNTSKKVVISIPISGGIQFEVFYKNGETPIEGATLILKSPDNSELARDVTNDLGETTRYWIQSTTKEGDYYIADVYLDEIFLTSYFPIKVQSGLAVDQKIVTNISEIVEDLITINLFDGSKKITSKDGDYQVVLLDKNQNQVASSNLSFRGDAQFSNLKTGAYTVKINSDKKIDDKLWPQNNIQIIGDSNKFSIFKNSEQVLKKEKPFYSCNCISFRLDDVQDYWLADAQIEIINLFAEKKIPLSVGVIGNLIGGDERIVSVLKENLANNNIEIVNHSWNNDALTNFDEKIQEDNIVMTNNKIFEVFGVTPKAFIPPQNLYNENTVNILKRNGFTHINSHIDRDAKTQNIDDIFLMFQQLQKLAFC, from the coding sequence ATGAATAAAGTAATTATTTTTAGCATAATTTTTTCAGTTTTACTATCTGTAAATTATGTCGATAGTGCTCTTGCTGAAGAATCAGAAACAATCGAAGTAGAAATAAAATATACCAATGGAGACAGAGCAGATTTTAATGGAATGAAATTAATAGTTTATCAAGACTTTAACAAAGAACCTCTTTTAGAAAAAAATATGAGTAGCAATCCAGATGTCATCACGGTTCCAGAAAATCACAGATATAAAATTGAAGTTTATACAAATGGAATATTCGGAGATGTCGAATACATACAACTTGGAAATACTTCTAAAAAAGTCGTAATATCGATTCCAATATCTGGTGGAATTCAATTTGAAGTATTTTATAAAAACGGGGAAACTCCAATTGAGGGGGCCACATTAATTCTGAAATCGCCAGATAATTCAGAATTAGCAAGAGATGTCACAAATGATCTAGGTGAAACAACAAGATATTGGATTCAATCAACTACCAAAGAGGGAGATTATTACATTGCAGATGTGTACTTGGATGAGATATTCCTCACATCTTATTTTCCAATTAAAGTCCAATCAGGGCTTGCAGTTGATCAAAAAATAGTCACCAATATTTCAGAAATAGTCGAAGATTTAATCACCATTAATCTCTTTGATGGTTCTAAAAAAATTACCTCGAAAGATGGGGATTACCAAGTAGTGTTATTAGATAAAAATCAAAATCAAGTAGCTTCATCCAATCTAAGTTTTAGAGGAGATGCACAGTTTTCAAACCTAAAAACGGGAGCCTACACAGTTAAAATAAATTCAGACAAAAAAATAGATGACAAATTATGGCCACAAAACAATATCCAAATAATTGGAGATTCAAATAAGTTTAGTATTTTTAAAAATTCGGAGCAAGTTTTAAAGAAAGAAAAACCATTCTACTCATGCAACTGTATATCTTTTAGACTAGATGATGTTCAAGACTATTGGTTAGCAGACGCTCAAATAGAAATAATTAATTTGTTTGCAGAAAAAAAAATACCATTATCAGTTGGAGTGATAGGGAATTTAATTGGAGGAGATGAAAGAATTGTTTCAGTATTAAAAGAAAATTTGGCTAATAACAACATAGAGATTGTAAATCATAGTTGGAATAATGATGCACTAACAAATTTTGATGAAAAGATTCAAGAGGATAATATAGTAATGACGAATAATAAAATATTCGAAGTGTTCGGAGTCACCCCAAAAGCTTTCATTCCTCCTCAAAACCTCTATAATGAAAACACCGTAAACATTCTAAAAAGAAACGGGTTTACACACATAAATTCACATATTGATCGAGATGCCAAAACACAAAATATAGATGACATTTTTTTAATGTTCCAGCAATTACAGAAACTGGCGTTTTGTTAG
- a CDS encoding polysaccharide deacetylase family protein — MLDDVNWKLQEKDHIKEEIIQNIDDKGYAIIMMHPQEFSLNEAGEYSSPNQKSLTELRLLLDEVSQLDAKLVKITEVIPKTAKINQNQTSEQIGNTEIEIDEDPTEKIPVEEKIDSCKCIAFRLDDVQDYWLNNVQISIMETFIENKTPLTIGIIANAFGNDQKITEYIVNSTKNNEGYLEIASRGIGLNPFTNYDKIEQSENLKESLDRIESILDIRPHVFLPPNNKFNEDTFDILKENNITHISSSLTNGDEPPFEFKNQEFYRFPQITSTGKYNPTSNTFERISNDIIIAESEQGISNYGFAVISIHPQEFSTITNSTYANSVNQEQIIDLEKLIKEFKDNGYKIVTIGKINSNLIILVPEWIKNNAGWWAEGTIDDSTFVQGIEYLVKNGIIKVSEKSQTQTDSKTVPEWIKNNAGWWAEGTIDDSTFVQGIEYLVKNGIITY, encoded by the coding sequence TTGTTAGATGATGTAAATTGGAAATTACAAGAAAAAGATCACATCAAAGAAGAAATAATTCAAAACATCGACGATAAAGGATATGCCATAATCATGATGCACCCACAAGAATTTTCTCTAAATGAAGCAGGGGAATATAGCAGTCCCAATCAAAAATCACTCACAGAATTAAGATTACTGTTAGACGAAGTATCTCAATTAGACGCTAAACTAGTAAAAATAACAGAAGTAATTCCAAAAACTGCCAAAATTAATCAAAACCAAACATCGGAACAAATAGGAAATACAGAGATAGAAATTGATGAAGATCCAACAGAAAAAATACCTGTAGAAGAAAAAATTGACTCATGCAAGTGTATCGCATTTAGATTGGATGATGTTCAAGATTATTGGCTGAACAATGTTCAAATTAGCATCATGGAGACATTTATTGAAAATAAAACTCCGTTGACAATTGGAATTATTGCAAACGCTTTTGGTAATGATCAAAAAATTACAGAGTATATTGTGAATTCTACTAAAAATAATGAAGGGTATTTAGAAATAGCAAGCAGGGGAATTGGATTAAATCCATTTACAAATTATGATAAAATAGAACAAAGTGAAAATCTTAAAGAATCCCTTGATAGGATTGAATCAATTTTAGATATCAGACCACATGTATTCCTACCACCTAACAACAAATTCAATGAAGATACATTCGACATATTAAAAGAAAATAACATTACACACATCAGTTCTAGTTTAACTAATGGAGATGAACCTCCATTCGAATTTAAAAATCAAGAATTCTACAGGTTTCCACAGATAACATCAACTGGGAAATATAATCCAACATCAAATACTTTTGAAAGAATTTCAAACGATATTATTATTGCCGAGTCCGAACAAGGTATTAGTAATTATGGATTTGCAGTGATTTCTATTCACCCACAAGAATTTTCAACGATAACAAATTCAACATATGCAAATTCAGTTAACCAAGAACAAATTATTGATTTAGAAAAATTAATCAAAGAATTCAAAGATAATGGCTACAAAATAGTGACTATTGGAAAAATAAATTCAAATCTAATAATCCTAGTACCAGAATGGATAAAAAATAATGCAGGCTGGTGGGCAGAAGGCACAATAGATGATAGCACATTTGTTCAAGGGATAGAATATTTAGTTAAAAACGGAATTATCAAAGTTTCAGAAAAATCTCAAACACAAACAGACTCTAAAACAGTTCCTGAATGGATAAAAAATAATGCAGGCTGGTGGGCAGAAGGCACAATAGATGATAGCACATTTGTTCAAGGGATAGAATATTTAGTTAAAAACGGAATTATTACATATTAA
- a CDS encoding response regulator, whose amino-acid sequence MPPKNHIVIVEDSPAIGFLLKNYLEKLGYHQIHTCDTGAVAMATISDLISQKQAPIVLLDYMLPDMDAHSLLTQILEKQPDIRVILETATEKSDEGIKDLIRLGVCHYIEKPIRFENLKSVLVTIEKENSFFTNDSETLTDSKPNNDASLSIEEKIERALIMVKQASVSKIEDMVDKNDSTVQKHLEKLENDGKIITIDEIKEITCNSCNSTDTEQRFFCPSCKSSNFKLGKLIEHYDCGNISDENSYEKDLCPNCKKEIKALGVDHRVMQNHYICNDCNEFHADLSMEYVCLKCDNKFPLEKCKWKTSKIYKVVNM is encoded by the coding sequence ATGCCGCCAAAAAATCATATAGTTATTGTAGAAGACAGTCCTGCCATTGGCTTTCTTTTAAAAAATTATCTTGAAAAATTAGGTTATCATCAGATCCATACGTGTGATACTGGCGCTGTTGCCATGGCTACCATAAGTGATTTGATTTCTCAAAAGCAAGCTCCTATAGTATTACTTGATTATATGCTACCTGATATGGATGCACATTCATTGTTGACTCAAATTTTGGAAAAGCAACCAGACATTAGAGTAATTTTAGAGACAGCTACTGAAAAAAGTGACGAAGGAATCAAAGATCTAATTCGTCTTGGTGTTTGTCATTATATTGAAAAACCAATTAGATTTGAAAATTTAAAATCTGTTCTCGTTACAATTGAAAAAGAAAACTCCTTCTTCACAAATGATTCTGAGACTTTGACTGATTCTAAACCTAATAATGATGCTTCTTTATCCATTGAAGAGAAAATTGAACGCGCCTTAATCATGGTAAAACAAGCAAGTGTAAGTAAAATTGAAGACATGGTTGACAAAAATGATTCTACTGTACAAAAACATCTTGAAAAGTTAGAAAATGATGGAAAAATAATTACTATAGATGAAATAAAAGAGATTACGTGTAACAGTTGTAATTCTACTGACACTGAACAAAGATTTTTTTGTCCTTCTTGTAAAAGTTCAAATTTCAAATTAGGAAAATTAATTGAACATTATGACTGTGGAAATATTTCTGATGAAAATTCATACGAAAAAGATCTGTGTCCTAATTGTAAAAAGGAAATTAAAGCATTGGGAGTTGATCACAGAGTAATGCAAAACCATTACATCTGCAATGATTGTAATGAATTTCATGCAGATCTATCTATGGAATATGTTTGCTTAAAGTGTGATAATAAATTTCCACTTGAGAAATGCAAATGGAAAACAAGTAAAATCTACAAAGTTGTTAATATGTAA
- a CDS encoding DsbA family protein translates to MIHGPSLGIGAIIASVVIIVVFLGFQGITNQSELTLEPTPQIQESGPAKITMNTFLSNGSPILGDVNAPVTLVEFGDYQCHFCNVFFHTTEGSILENYVDTGKVRMIFKDYNIIGPDSVAASHGAHCANDQNLFWEYHDILYSNWTGENNGWASSDNLVKFAQEIGLDMNEWSECMNDQKHSQVILASNEDARHLELTGTPAFFVIGPDGKTTRIFGAQPFEVFENIFEIELEKSK, encoded by the coding sequence TTGATACACGGTCCATCACTTGGAATAGGGGCAATAATTGCATCAGTAGTAATTATTGTAGTATTTTTAGGATTTCAAGGAATTACTAATCAGTCAGAATTAACATTAGAACCAACCCCTCAAATTCAAGAATCAGGACCGGCAAAAATTACAATGAATACATTTTTGTCAAATGGCTCACCAATTCTTGGTGATGTAAATGCTCCAGTAACACTAGTGGAATTTGGAGATTATCAGTGTCATTTCTGTAATGTGTTTTTTCATACAACAGAAGGCAGTATATTAGAAAATTATGTTGATACAGGTAAAGTTCGAATGATTTTCAAAGATTACAACATCATTGGCCCAGATTCAGTTGCAGCATCTCATGGTGCTCATTGTGCAAATGATCAAAACTTGTTTTGGGAATATCATGATATTTTGTATTCAAACTGGACAGGGGAGAATAACGGATGGGCATCATCAGATAATCTTGTAAAGTTTGCACAAGAAATTGGGTTAGACATGAATGAGTGGTCTGAATGCATGAATGATCAAAAACATTCACAAGTAATTCTTGCAAGTAATGAAGATGCAAGACATCTTGAATTAACAGGAACTCCAGCATTCTTTGTAATTGGTCCTGATGGAAAAACCACGCGTATTTTTGGAGCTCAGCCTTTTGAAGTTTTTGAAAATATTTTTGAAATAGAACTAGAAAAATCAAAATAG
- a CDS encoding hydroxymethylglutaryl-CoA synthase family protein codes for MAAGIDDIAIYIPRLYIDAADFAKARGLDPVKLQKGLGVSQMAIVDANQDPACLAANACLRIMQKNKLSPEDIGRLYVSTESAFDESKAMNSYVIGMLEQVYGQGAFEHCGGVETKFACVSGSYALYDNTNWIRAGEAEGKHALVVVSDIAKYDMGSSGEMTQGAGSVVMLLNDKPRLLAFDPKVTATSIKDEYDFYRPFGKETPIVHGQYSNLLYMIQVRKALEAYKKKVISTGLIKIEPGETILDHMDYIHMHLPYSNMGKKALAYLVRHEWRQLPRWKRILQEIGVEEPRPKDPRGTIESVLADEEFMAKDHEFTKLFTKTQEYQEVYESKLSSSLIASSMIGNLYTASLYLGFRSSLEYEFQKGIDLESKRVGFGSYGSGSSAMVFSGVIQPEYKEIVKDMNLEAEIGDRKKLTWEEYEELHENKLLPEESMVHSKKEFVLVNVNTDKESRGERRYIFNE; via the coding sequence ATGGCAGCTGGTATTGACGATATTGCAATATACATACCAAGATTGTATATTGATGCAGCTGATTTTGCAAAAGCTAGAGGTCTAGACCCAGTAAAATTGCAAAAAGGTCTAGGGGTATCTCAAATGGCAATTGTTGATGCAAATCAAGACCCTGCATGCTTGGCAGCAAATGCATGTTTAAGAATAATGCAAAAAAATAAACTCTCTCCTGAAGATATTGGCAGATTGTATGTTTCAACAGAATCTGCATTTGACGAATCAAAAGCAATGAACTCATATGTTATCGGAATGCTTGAGCAAGTTTATGGTCAAGGTGCTTTTGAGCACTGTGGCGGAGTTGAAACAAAATTTGCATGTGTTAGTGGCTCATATGCGCTTTATGACAATACAAATTGGATTAGAGCCGGAGAAGCTGAAGGAAAGCATGCACTAGTAGTAGTCTCAGATATTGCAAAATATGACATGGGTTCTAGTGGAGAAATGACTCAGGGTGCAGGATCAGTAGTGATGCTGCTTAATGACAAACCACGTTTATTAGCATTTGATCCTAAAGTTACTGCAACATCGATTAAAGATGAATATGATTTTTACAGACCATTTGGAAAAGAAACACCGATTGTACATGGACAATATTCTAATTTACTATACATGATTCAAGTCAGAAAAGCATTAGAAGCATACAAGAAAAAAGTAATCTCAACAGGATTAATCAAAATAGAACCCGGCGAAACAATTTTAGATCATATGGATTACATCCACATGCATTTGCCATATAGTAACATGGGAAAGAAAGCATTAGCATATTTGGTTAGACATGAATGGCGTCAACTACCAAGATGGAAGAGAATCCTACAAGAGATAGGAGTAGAGGAGCCAAGACCCAAAGATCCACGCGGTACGATTGAATCAGTTTTAGCTGATGAAGAGTTTATGGCAAAAGATCATGAATTTACAAAACTCTTTACAAAAACTCAAGAGTATCAAGAAGTGTATGAATCAAAACTGTCAAGCTCATTAATCGCATCAAGTATGATTGGAAATTTGTATACTGCCTCATTGTATTTAGGATTTAGGAGTAGTTTAGAATATGAATTCCAAAAAGGAATTGATTTAGAATCAAAAAGAGTAGGATTTGGATCTTATGGAAGTGGAAGTAGTGCAATGGTATTCAGCGGAGTTATTCAACCAGAATACAAAGAGATTGTAAAAGACATGAATTTAGAAGCAGAGATTGGAGATAGAAAGAAATTGACATGGGAGGAATACGAAGAACTACATGAAAACAAACTACTTCCTGAAGAATCAATGGTTCATTCAAAAAAAGAGTTTGTACTAGTTAATGTGAATACAGATAAAGAATCCAGAGGCGAAAGACGCTACATCTTTAATGAATAA
- a CDS encoding dicarboxylate/amino acid:cation symporter has protein sequence MSFKNYIFKNLWIQVILSLLIGLGVGLILGEDVGVGLNDDALDSLSSYLKIPANIFLSIILMIIVPLIFTSIVVAITNLGAKDKLKTLGLGIATYFVITTTIAILVAVSLASIIAPGSILDLTALQETHDLSDDELKVTEGFSLDDIPNVVSNIIPKNPISSYLEGQMFSILIMALIVGLSMAVLPKESVKPLLDVLESIQKITLHILLISMKIVPFAVFGLIVGMVATVGIETMVGLGAYMGTVVLGLGIMLLVYALILKFVAKRPISSTFSKFRNPQTLAFSTASSMATMPMTLKTAEEDLKIDTRVSKFVIPLGTTVNMDGTALYQVIAVFFLAQLFAIELSMLSILVIIITSLLASIGTPAVPGAGVIVLSTILITVGIPPVGILLLLSVDRILDMIRTMVNVTGDLTASCVFDKLTRD, from the coding sequence ATGTCATTTAAGAATTATATTTTCAAAAATTTGTGGATTCAAGTAATACTTTCTTTGCTCATTGGATTAGGAGTTGGATTGATTTTAGGCGAGGATGTTGGTGTTGGCCTAAACGATGACGCATTAGATTCTTTATCATCTTATCTCAAAATTCCTGCTAACATATTTTTGAGTATAATTTTGATGATTATCGTTCCGTTAATTTTCACATCAATTGTAGTGGCTATTACTAATTTAGGAGCAAAAGATAAACTAAAAACTCTTGGATTGGGAATTGCCACATATTTTGTAATTACTACGACAATTGCAATACTTGTAGCAGTATCGCTTGCATCAATTATAGCGCCTGGAAGTATTTTAGATCTTACTGCGTTACAAGAAACACATGACCTTTCCGATGATGAATTGAAAGTTACAGAAGGTTTTTCGTTAGATGACATCCCAAATGTAGTGTCCAACATTATTCCAAAAAATCCAATTTCCTCATATCTTGAAGGGCAGATGTTTAGCATTTTGATAATGGCGCTCATTGTAGGATTATCAATGGCAGTCCTTCCAAAAGAATCTGTCAAACCTCTACTGGATGTATTGGAATCAATTCAAAAAATAACATTGCACATTTTACTAATTTCTATGAAGATTGTACCATTTGCAGTTTTTGGGTTGATAGTTGGTATGGTTGCCACGGTTGGAATTGAAACCATGGTTGGATTAGGGGCATATATGGGAACAGTTGTTCTTGGTCTTGGTATTATGTTGTTGGTATATGCATTGATCTTAAAGTTTGTTGCAAAGAGACCTATATCTTCTACATTCTCAAAATTTCGTAATCCGCAAACTTTAGCTTTTTCAACAGCAAGCTCAATGGCAACAATGCCTATGACATTAAAGACTGCTGAAGAGGATCTTAAGATAGACACAAGAGTTTCAAAATTTGTAATTCCACTTGGAACTACTGTGAATATGGATGGTACTGCCTTGTATCAAGTAATAGCTGTCTTCTTTTTGGCACAGCTTTTTGCTATTGAATTGAGTATGCTATCTATATTGGTTATAATAATAACCTCGCTTTTGGCATCTATTGGAACTCCTGCTGTGCCAGGAGCTGGTGTAATTGTTTTGTCTACGATACTCATAACAGTTGGAATCCCACCTGTTGGAATTTTATTATTGCTTTCTGTTGATAGAATTTTAGATATGATTAGAACTATGGTAAATGTCACAGGTGATCTTACGGCTAGTTGTGTGTTTGATAAACTAACACGGGATTAG
- the bioD gene encoding dethiobiotin synthase has translation MNSFFITGTDTDVGKTYVTAGLSVTLRKMGVDVGVMKPFAAGTAQKKGFKSEDVEILSKSAQVNDPEKLVNPQFFPMPASPYTAWKTLKIKPNINSVLTNFKKLSKLHSILLVEGMGGIMTPILKDYFIANLIKEMKIPAIIVARTKVGTVNHTIMTVDMCKKYKIPIKGIIINDFDSDGYNTKELTRDLKNLTGVPILGVIPFIGDLSDSSMYEIFKKNLNMKLILK, from the coding sequence ATGAACTCATTTTTCATAACCGGAACTGATACTGACGTGGGTAAAACATACGTGACTGCAGGATTATCTGTGACTTTGAGGAAAATGGGTGTTGATGTTGGTGTGATGAAGCCATTTGCAGCTGGAACTGCTCAAAAGAAGGGATTCAAATCCGAAGATGTAGAGATTTTATCAAAATCTGCACAAGTAAATGATCCTGAGAAACTAGTAAACCCTCAATTCTTCCCAATGCCAGCTTCCCCCTATACTGCATGGAAAACCCTCAAAATAAAACCGAACATTAATTCTGTTCTGACAAATTTTAAAAAACTCTCGAAACTTCATTCAATATTACTAGTTGAGGGTATGGGTGGAATTATGACTCCTATTCTCAAGGATTACTTTATTGCTAATCTGATTAAAGAAATGAAAATTCCTGCAATAATCGTTGCTAGAACTAAAGTTGGAACCGTAAATCATACTATCATGACAGTAGATATGTGCAAAAAATACAAAATCCCGATTAAGGGAATAATCATCAATGATTTTGATTCAGATGGATACAACACAAAAGAACTTACACGTGATTTAAAGAATTTGACTGGAGTGCCTATCTTAGGCGTAATTCCTTTTATCGGAGACTTGAGTGATTCTTCCATGTATGAAATTTTTAAGAAAAATCTTAACATGAAATTAATTTTAAAGTGA
- the bioA gene encoding adenosylmethionine--8-amino-7-oxononanoate transaminase produces MKKTSFVWHPNTQMKEWDSFDQIKSAKGVWLVDSKGNKILDAVGSMWCNVWGHSNPELINAITTQSKKLQHSSMFNLTNEPAEKLAEYLVKISPKMNKVFYSDNGSSAMEIAIKLALQYWKNIGEKNKTRIATLENGYHGDTFGAMSVGYVPEFFGKFKKQLFTTLQFPVPNKYRIPKEFSFLDYQNQCIEKIEKEFSQKNNIAAFIMESGAQVAGGVIIYPKDFQRKISVLCKKYNVLFVLDEIATGFGRLGSMFQYEEQKSIPDIVAYGKMLTGGYLTLAATLANKKVYDSFLGEFNDWKHLFHGHTYTGNPIASSVALENLKMYKKYNLIKKIQKTSKVFEQHYQRISEIDIVGDIRHKGMLMGIELVSNKRKKTPITTKKSINKIFFEEGKKNGIYLRTLGNIVMLVPPLVITESELNLLLERTISTIESAKSKII; encoded by the coding sequence TTGAAGAAAACTAGTTTTGTTTGGCATCCAAACACACAGATGAAGGAATGGGATTCTTTTGATCAAATAAAAAGTGCAAAAGGAGTATGGCTGGTAGATTCTAAAGGAAACAAAATACTAGATGCCGTTGGTTCAATGTGGTGTAATGTTTGGGGACATTCAAATCCAGAACTAATCAACGCAATTACTACTCAAAGTAAAAAACTGCAGCATTCATCAATGTTCAATCTAACTAATGAACCTGCAGAAAAACTAGCAGAATACCTAGTAAAAATATCTCCAAAAATGAATAAAGTGTTTTATTCAGATAATGGCTCATCGGCAATGGAAATAGCCATAAAATTAGCATTACAATATTGGAAAAATATCGGAGAGAAAAATAAAACAAGAATAGCAACTCTAGAAAATGGCTATCATGGAGATACATTTGGTGCAATGTCAGTAGGATATGTTCCAGAATTTTTTGGAAAATTCAAAAAGCAGTTATTTACAACATTGCAATTTCCAGTTCCAAATAAATACAGAATTCCAAAAGAATTTTCTTTTTTAGATTATCAGAATCAATGTATAGAAAAAATTGAGAAAGAATTCTCACAAAAAAATAACATTGCGGCATTTATCATGGAAAGTGGCGCACAGGTTGCAGGTGGAGTAATAATCTATCCAAAAGATTTTCAGAGAAAAATAAGTGTATTATGTAAAAAATACAACGTACTTTTTGTTTTAGATGAAATTGCAACGGGTTTTGGAAGGCTTGGATCTATGTTTCAATACGAAGAACAAAAAAGCATACCTGACATAGTGGCATATGGGAAAATGTTAACAGGGGGTTATCTCACACTTGCTGCAACTTTAGCAAATAAAAAAGTATATGATTCATTTTTAGGAGAATTCAATGATTGGAAGCATCTATTTCACGGTCACACATACACTGGCAATCCCATTGCATCATCTGTAGCATTAGAAAATCTCAAGATGTATAAAAAATATAATTTAATTAAAAAAATCCAAAAGACATCAAAAGTTTTTGAGCAGCACTATCAACGAATTTCAGAAATTGATATTGTTGGAGATATTAGACATAAAGGAATGCTTATGGGAATAGAATTGGTATCAAACAAAAGAAAAAAGACGCCAATCACTACCAAAAAATCAATCAACAAAATATTTTTTGAGGAAGGGAAAAAGAATGGAATCTATCTGAGAACTCTTGGAAACATAGTCATGCTAGTACCTCCATTGGTAATAACTGAATCTGAACTAAATTTACTCTTAGAGAGAACCATCTCCACAATAGAATCAGCAAAATCCAAAATTATTTGA
- the bioB gene encoding biotin synthase BioB, whose protein sequence is MSALEFIQECQEKVFSGIGISSDDAKKLLDIPEENLKDLAKCANEITRDFNGKKVDVEQLNNIKKNACSEDCTFCGQSAFFDTGIETYQLPSPEEVVIKAQKAKEEGAESYCLVAAWREPSTKDFEKVCKIINEINDKVGITVECSLGFLTPEQAAKLKELKVKRYNHNLETAKSKFPEICTTHTYEDRLKTLGIAREAGLELCTGGIIGLGETREQRLELALELGRLYPEEVTINILVAMPGTPLELQTDLPNSEIVRIFSVLRFLLPESVIKISGGRESKLNDSGEELLQSGANGIITEGYLTMGGNEAKKDRELIEKIGLQS, encoded by the coding sequence ATGAGTGCTCTAGAATTCATCCAAGAGTGTCAAGAAAAAGTATTTTCGGGAATCGGAATTTCATCAGATGATGCAAAAAAATTATTGGATATACCAGAAGAAAACCTAAAAGATTTAGCAAAATGTGCAAATGAAATTACTCGTGATTTCAATGGTAAAAAAGTTGACGTAGAACAACTAAACAACATAAAAAAAAATGCATGTAGCGAAGATTGTACATTTTGTGGACAATCAGCATTTTTTGATACTGGAATAGAAACTTACCAATTGCCATCACCTGAAGAAGTAGTAATCAAAGCACAAAAAGCAAAAGAAGAAGGTGCTGAATCATATTGTCTTGTTGCAGCATGGAGAGAACCATCAACAAAAGATTTTGAAAAAGTTTGCAAGATAATTAATGAAATAAATGATAAAGTAGGAATTACTGTAGAATGTAGTTTGGGATTTTTAACACCTGAGCAAGCAGCGAAATTAAAAGAACTTAAAGTGAAAAGATACAATCATAATTTAGAAACTGCGAAATCAAAATTCCCAGAAATTTGCACAACCCATACTTACGAAGATAGATTAAAGACGCTAGGAATTGCAAGAGAAGCAGGATTAGAATTATGTACTGGAGGAATTATCGGGTTGGGCGAAACAAGAGAGCAAAGATTAGAATTAGCTCTAGAATTAGGACGATTATATCCTGAAGAAGTAACGATTAACATTCTAGTAGCAATGCCAGGAACCCCATTAGAATTACAAACAGATCTTCCAAATTCAGAAATAGTAAGAATTTTTTCAGTGTTACGATTTTTACTGCCAGAATCAGTGATCAAGATTTCTGGAGGTAGAGAATCAAAACTAAATGATTCAGGGGAAGAGCTATTACAAAGTGGCGCTAACGGAATAATTACAGAGGGATACCTCACTATGGGCGGAAATGAGGCTAAAAAAGACCGTGAACTAATAGAGAAAATTGGCCTCCAATCATAA